The Phaeocystidibacter marisrubri DNA segment AGTGACAATATCATCCAATCAAAACATTTACTGGTGCTCATCTCTTGGTTGTATTTCATTTGGTATTTGAAATTAAAAAGCCAACAGCCTTAACGACTCAAAATCAAATGCTTCCTAACAGAATTGACATATCCTACAGCAGCATCTTCTTCCATTTGAGACCTGCATTTAATTGAGTCAGGGTCGAAGTATATGTATCCCATTGATATCCCCCGAGCATGAAAAAATTCATGAATAATGCCCGTCACTCCTATATATGTTTCTGGAAAATGAATACATCTATACAATCTTAATCCATGTTCAAGTAAACTTGAGCTACGGGTTCTTCTGCAAACGATTCCTCTCGCATAGAGTTCAATGAAGCTTCTGAGGACGTTGTTTTATTCAATCCGGGTTCGGCTTGAATCGCTTGGAGACTAATATCAGAGGCTACACGCTGCATGCCCATGTAATAGTGTATCGTTTTTAAAGTTATTTCAACTTACTTGCTCCCCACAAATAGGACGTGACCCGACTAACGTAGGTTCTTTGTTGACTACATCTGCAGATCTTGCAATAAAAACGCTGCTTGTCGTTAGCTTGCAATCCCCTTTTAATACAGGGCTTTCTACACTTTTCACACCTCAAGCCATCTCCTTTTTGACTACACTAGATCATCAATCTAGCGATTAGCGCCGATTTAAGACACTTTCTAAAACAAAAACAGAGGATAACTCGTCTGAATCATCCTCTGTTCTATATGTTTCATTCATTGGAATTCTAGATTTTCAATAGGTTATGATTCCTATTTATCGTCACCTCCTAAAGTAGCACATTACCCATTTTTAGCCGCTCAAAGCACTTAAAATACAAAAGTGGACCCGTACCACTTTAACTTTTTGACTTTTGAAGAACCAATTTTGATTTTCAGATAGTTCTGTTTGTGATTTCCGAAAACCACAAATCTGGTATACTACCATTGAAACGATAATTGGATTTTCAATGGGTTAAGGTCTTAAATGGTCGACAACACCTAAATGACCACATTACCTACTTTTTATCCTTACGAGAGTATCATTGTTTGAATCAATACAAAACATTCCATTAATTAAACTCAAATAAAACAGTTGAAACTCGGTTTCTCCATTTAACTCAAATAGTGATTTGATTTCTCTCAGTAAAGTAATGCCTTCTTCATCAAGTTCTGAGATTTCATTCTTATATTTTTCAAGTTGTTCTATTGGAGCATATTTATCATACCTACTAGCCCATTTGTTAATTTTTGTTTGTAGTTCATTACCTCCCGTAAACCTATTTAGTGAAACAGGTCTGTTAATATTTAGCTCACGTAGTGGCACAAGAAAATCACCTCCGAAAATGTACTCTTTCATAAATCAATGAGAATAATGTGTGCTATGAAAAATGCCCCCTTGTCGATTAATCCCTAGATCAAAACGGCCAAAACTTGGTTTGCTGGGCATACCCAACTTTAAGTCATATGAATGACCTCCACGATACCCATTCAAACTAAATCTCCAACTTTGATTACCAAAGTTATAGGATGCGCGTCCATTTAATATAATTGTTCTATTTATTGAACTAGGAAACTGCCCATGCGCTCCTGAACCCCAATAACTCGGACCTCGACTATCCACGAAATATGATCTATTCGCCAGTCCCAACCTAACCATAGGTGTCGCTTCTGGCGTCAATCTCCCTAAACCAAAACCCCTTGGCTGAGGCAATCCACTTGCAGCATTATACCCTGAAGCTGGACCAATTACTGTTGACAAAGTAATAAAACCATCAATGAACCAAACTAGTTTCCGATAGGCTATGTACTCTCGATTTTGTTTCACGGCATTATTCCAAGAACGCCAGTAGCTTTGACCATAATTCACTTCCCAGTAATCAACCGCCTCAGAATGCGACATTCCTTGAAATTCTGGAAAGTCATTTTGATAATTTTCATAATCTCCTTTGGTATACATCCCTTCATAGGCTTCTGAAGACATTTGAGGTGTAGCATCCTTTGGTGTTACTGTCACCACATTTATTTCACCTCCAATTGCTAAATCAAGATCTGGATAAAATGGTACTTTGGAGTCGTCTTTTGTTTTCGACTTTCCTTCTTTTCCTTCGGGATCTGTTGGCCCCATACCCGTAGGATCTGTTAGATGGAGTGGATTGTTTTCTACGAAATTATAAGGACTGAAACTAGGGTATTCTCTTGCCAATGGATCCACGCTCAACCACATAGATAGTTGGTTGTCATAATACCTCGCCCCATAATACGCATACCCCGTCTCTTGATCCAACTCCTTACCGTTAAAACGATACGGACTATCAAATCCTGGTGTTGGTTGATTGTACGTATGCATGTTTTCACCCCATGGGTTGGTAAGGAAGAACTGGTGTACGATCCCTTGTTTGTTCGTCACCATGGCAACACTACCCAGATAGTCAGGATGATACCAATAGCGATCACCGTTAAAACAACAGGTGAAATCACCTCCTGTGCTGCCTGATTTTAAAGTAGACGAGCTGGCGTATTCGGGATAGAGTACGTCCATCTCATTACTTGCAAAGAGGCTTTCTTCGGTGTAATCAACGTCTTCTTTGATGCCTTGATCGAGCAATATGTGCTTGAATTGTTCAAGGACAGCGTTCTGTTGAGCTGCGGGTTCTTCTGCGAACGATTCCTCTCGGGTAGGGTTCAATGAAGCTTCCGAGGTCGATGTTTTACTCAATCCAGGTTCGGCTTGAATCGCTTGGAGACTAATATCAGAGGCTACACGCTGCATGCCCATGTAATAGTGTTTCGTTTTCTGGAGTCCATCTACAAAATCAGACTCTACAAAATACGCATTTACATAGACTTGATACGGATCCATGTAGCTCGGATTGCCAACATTGGTGTCATTGATGGAGAGGTTGCTCTGGTTGTAAGCACTCTTCAACATACGCGTTCCTGTATGATCGTATACGTAGTGTTGAATATTGGTGTGGTTATCCATGCTCACCGCCACGAGCTGTTGCTCGGCATTCCAAACCATAATTCGGTCTTGGGAATAGGTGCCTGAGGCCACATTCATTTTCTCCACTTTTTCAACGCTTCCTTGATCGTTGTAGGTGAAGCGTTGTCCCCAATCTGGAGGCGTAGGTTGCCCCGGCAATTGCAATTCGGCGAAACTGCCTACTTCACCGATTTGATGAGTTGTACTACTCACAGGATAATACTCTGCATTGTAGTTGATATCGCTATTTGATATTAGACTCGAACCTATAAGTTTTGAGCTCTTGGTTTGAATAGAGCCCGCATGGTCATAGGTCATATCTAGTTGATAAGTGGTCGAACCGCCTTCAATCAACTGGGTTTGCGTGAGTCTATTTACATCATCATAGCTATAGGCAAACGTGAAATTCCCTGTGGTAGGAGTGATGAGTTTGGGATGAACAAAGAAGTCGACTTGATCGATAAGACCTCTATTGTTGTAAGAGTAGTCTCTTCTATTGACTTTTGCGAATCCACTCGAAGAGTTGACTTTAGCCTTGGTCTCGTTGGCCATGAGTCCACGAGTGACATCGTGATATGTAAAGAAGTTTTCCGTTCCATTTCCGTAGAGAATGTGACTTACATTGTCATATCCATCATAGGATATATCCGAGATAATGTTTTGAACCGCTTCACTAGGCATTTGGCTTGTGATTCCGTCCAATGAACCTAACGTTGTGTATTGATAACGCACCTGTTCGTCGTCTGGATATTGGATGCGCAAGGTTCTACCAAAAGAATCATAGAAGAACTTGGTGATATACGTTTTTGTCCCAACGTCTGGAATATCAATGGTTTTGGATTCACTGTGAATATTTCCCAATTCGTCATACTTGTAGTTCTCCACTAAGAAAGGACTGGATGAACTTCCCTGAATGATCTTGGAGATGCGCCCTACGGCATTGGCTGCGTTAGATCCATCATTGGCACCGTAAAAGTATTCTACGTTGTAGAGCGGATTTGACGCTCCAGATGGCATGAGTTTCTTTTTCAGACGACTGTGATCGTATTCATAGTTGATGGTGTCGCCTTCCCATGCTACTTGCGTAACGTTACTCGCCTCGTCGTATGTCGTATTTGTCGTGCCTCTGTCTGGATGAATCTCTTGCGTAGTACGACCGAAATTGTCAAAGGTGTATTGGGTTTCTAGTCCAACAGGATCTTTGACTTTTACAACTTGACTTAGAGGATCAAATTCAAACTCGGTGAGAATATCGTTTCCATTACGAGTTGCTATTTGTCGTCCTCTGGAGTCGATGTAGCTTCGAGTAGAAGTGCCTGCTGAAGAGGTATACGCTGTGAAATAATCACCACTATTCAAGCTCAATCCTCCCAACCATTCGTACATCGTTTCAGTGCTGACAAGTGTGTACAACGCACCTGTTGTGTCCTTGTTGCTCCAAACAGATTGTTGATTCACTGGTCGAGATGCGTAGTCATAATATGACGTACCTGTGGTCCATGTTTTAAACGGACGGAATATTCCGAATGAGCTAGTGCTAATAAGGGTATCCCTTCTTTGAATATCGGCCAACCCAAACGTGTTGACGGAGCTTAGACCGGAAACACGCAGAATAGAAGTCTTGGCTGTGCCGTTCCCAGAAGGATCATAATCCGTTTCGATTTGAATCTGAACCGCTTGTCCTTGGAGGTTCGTGAATGTGGCGGTATGAGCGGATGAAGTCATACTCGAAGCCCCACCTATAAACAAGGTCGACCGATAATTATCTATTGTGGAAGTAGTTGTAGTTTGAACGGATTCTCCTTTGTTGGATGTGTTGTGGTAGGTAAGTGCAACGGGAACACTTTCGTTCTTCTTACCTGATGAAGGGTTAATTCCAAGTGGATGATACTCAAACTTGATGGTTGGGCCATTCGAGGAGTTGTAAATTTCTCTTGGTGCCCAAATACTGGTTAAACGAGCAAAGTCATCATAGCGATACACCATGGGGTGACCGTTTACATCGGTGGTTTGCTGAACCTGTTGAAGTCCGTAGTTATAGATACTACTTACTCTTTCGCCAAACTGGTTTTCGGTACCAATGGCGATACCTAGGTTATACGGGTCATAGGTGATGACGCTCCAATTACGGTGTCCGGCGTGGTTTTCTGGACCCACAATGGAATCAGCTAATCCATACGTATTGTAATGAACGAAAGACTCCGCATGAGCACTGCTGGTACTCGCCCCTAGATACTGTCTAATTCTTTCCGGAGCAAAGTTATTTGAAGTTAGGGCGGTTACTTCTGCAAACCTGCGTAGGTTACTGCTATTGGTGTTCGTTTGATAAACCTTATGTGTTTGTAGAGCATTGGTCTGATTGGCACTATTACTAGGTGCGAAGTAGGTCATGAGTGCAATCAATTTTCCACTGTAGGTAGCTCGATAATCGATCTCCTTAATATAGATGGTGTCGGTAATTTCCTTTCTATGGACAGAAATAAATTCGGTATCATCGCCTGTGCATATTCCGACTTCGGGCATTTGCGAAGGGTAGCAACTGCTGGTAGGATAATAGGCGTAAACAATAGCGTCTTCATATTCCTGGTCTTGATCTGGAACCAAAAGGCCGTACATGATGCCGTCGTCATACACCACATTTAGAGAAGAAACGATTGAACAGAGGTTGGTTTGTTCCTTGTATACATAATGCGTGTAGTACATGGTATCAACTATCTCTTCAAATGGAGTAGTGGCAACTCCGGTTCCTTCGTCTTCCACTCGGGTAACATTGAAATAGGCATCGTATTCAAAGGAAGTTTTTGATGGCATGTAATGCGCTCTGTCATCAACTACAGGGAAGTTTACTTTTTTAATTTCCGTAACAGCAGGGAAGATGGTAGCACATTCACCTAAACTGTTTAAGTTCGATACAATCTTCCAGTTTCCAACTTCGCCTTTCACTTGGCCTAAGGTTGCAGAAAGAGGATCGGTGTCCACCAATCGAATTTCATAGTCCGGATTGGATTCCGAAATGAGTTCGATGTGTTGGTGGTACCATGTGTCTACTCTAGATAATTCGGCATTAATTACCTCTACTGAGTCTTTCCAGTAATGAACGTGAAGATTGTAAGTAGTCTCAGGTAATTTTGAGAGGTAATTAAAGGTAAACTGTTCATCTTGGTCAATATCCGTAAGGCGCGAGAATTCAATCACGCTGATGTTATAACGATTGAGTACTTTGACTTCAGTAAATGTTGTCCTAGGAACTTCCGGAAATATATATTCTGAAGTCACATCTCTTGGCTGTTCAATTCCATCATGACTACAACTATCCTGCAGAAGCGCAACTCCGTCTTCATAATGGGAAGGAGCAATAGTCGCTACTCGACTAAACCCTAAGAATTCTCGTTCTCTTCTACTATAGACACCTCCATCGTAGGCAAATCGAGTAGTAAAGGCATCGGCTCCGTCCAAGTCTTCACCAGAAATCTCAACATTTAAACTATCAAAGATGGTAACAGATCGCATGACGAGCTTGCCTTGTGGCATGCTCCAGATCATTTTTTCATCGTTCTCATCAGACAGATGAGTTTTTATTTGAGGCTCGTAATAACCATTTTTTTGTCCTTCTCCTTCATACGTGATTTCAAAGGTTCCACCCAATGGGTTTTCCACTGATTTGAGCTTTCCGTTACGCGCAAATGTGGCGTAGTAAACTTTTATTTTCCCAGTACGGATATCTTCTACATAATCCGGGACGCCATCGGCATTCATGTCCATCATGCTCGAAGCCAGCCCATTCACGGAAAGGTCACCATTCCCTGTAATGGCTGCTTTGAGTTTGACAAGGCCAATGTTCAGAGCACCGGTTCCTGTCCCTTTAATGGAAATTCCGAATGCGTTCTGTTGGCCTAGTTGCTCATTAATTGGTTCGTCATCAATTTGTCTGTAGAAATGAAATTCACCTCCTTCATTGATGTAGATATCCACCTTGTTCTCAAAGTAATTGCTGTATTCCAAATAATCAACTAATCCATCACCTGTAATATCGATATAGGTTCGTTCTGGATGGTTGTTGATAAAGTTGATATTTGCCCCTAGATTCCAACTTCTTCTTGTTACAGATCCACCATTATCTGCATCTGAAATAATTTTTTCAACGGTCTCTTCTAAGGTAGATGCACCAACGACGCTACTTGGAGAAAGGGAAAGACTGGAAGAGTTAATGGATTGGGTAGTTGAAGTGGAGGCCGACTCAAAGGTCTCTCCCTTGTTTAATCGAATACTTGGTGTAGCTCCACTCCAGGCCGTTTGGTCATCGTAGTATTCGTCAGCAAGTCCATCACCATTAAAGTCAATGAATGCAAGTCGAGTTCTCTGACGGCCTAAGTTGAGACCAACGCCATCCGAAAAATTACTTTGTTTGGTTAGATTTCCCCAACGGGCGTCTTCATTAATCTCGTGTACCCCTTCTGGATCTTCTTCTACTTCAAGAGGTGGTGAAGAATTATAAGATGCCACAACACCCCAAGAAGTGCTTTTATTCAGGGTCTCTTCACTTAAGGCCAAGGACTGAATTCCGGTAGTATGAGAGCCAAATGAATTGGTTGGGTAAAATGTGATATTGTCATTGGATTCATTCAGAACATCGGGATAACCGTCGCCATTAAGGTCACTAAACATCCGAGTTGAGCGTGAATAAAACACGTCTTTATCTGTAAGATAAGAGGAGGCGGATACTCCGTATGCAGATGCGTTAATGGCTAATGAGGAAGACTTCGAATATCCGAGCGCTCCGCTAGCAGTATAGGAGGGATTAACTCCTTGTTCGGGTTCTGGGGTTTGATAGATTTCGCCTTCTTCTTCTCCTAGGAATCCAGAAGAAAGACGTCCTAAATAGCGGAACTCGGAAACATGTGCCCCATACACGGAGTAACGATCAAGGTTTTCGCCTTCGCCCAGCTCTTCTTGATAGGTTCTAAGTCCCCACATACGCTCTCCTCGAATCGGAAATAGTGTGGCGAATTTTTGATTTTCGACACTGTTGGTGTCTCCTCCATCAACCATGCTGGCAGAGTCCGTAGGAAGAGTTCCGCCATTTTTGACAGCCTCTAAAATGGCATCGTGAAGTTCTGTTGTGGAAATGGCGTCGAGCGAAGTTTCCTCCGATAAGGGGTGCCAACCAAACCGTCCCCAACCCAAGTGAACATTGTTTAATTCACTGTATTCACTGAAGTAGATGTTCTTGCTTGGAGTGGTTCCACCAACTGTTTGATAGGTTCCAACATCCCGAGGGAAACGCAGCCTAAAAAGATGATTGTTTATGTAGTTTGCGAGATTCTCTGATTCGTTTCCTTTAGCGAAGAATTCAACAGACAACATACTTCCTACTACTAGGTTGCCTTTGAATTTTACATTGGAATTATCGTTAAATACATTCCATGCAAGGTTAGTTGTAAGATCAACGTTTCCATTAGTCTTATTTATTGGATGAAGGGTAATGGAGTTAGAGGCTGCATTTCCATGCTTATATATAAAGTGAACAGCAACTCTGCTTAGAAAATTCCCCCCACTCTTAACTGTCATATACACAATCCCATCTTGATCTTGAGAATAACCGTTGTATATATCAGCGATGGCAGCTGTGTCTATTGTTATTTGAGGTAAAACTTCATAGTAGTTTGATGGATCGACAGGACGATATCGGTCGCCCTCCATGACCAAAACGTTGTTGAATGTTTGATAATCTAGAACTGGATATTGCTTCTTTCCTAAATAGCAATCTTCAAGATAGGTTACAATAGGGCGACACTCAATGTCCGCCCAGTCTACGTTGGACGTGGATTGAAGTGAGAAGGTGAAGACTACCGTATCTAATGGATTGTATGGTGTTTTATCATCGCAGGCGCCATATTGCCCTATGAAGCTTAATGCAGTCGAAATATTGGAAAGAGAGTTTGGATTCGATGGGTTCAACTTGTCTTTGATTGGAGCTTGTGCAACTCCATTGATGAATGGTTGTACAACTAAAAAGACATCATCGGAGAAGGTTCCTGTCATGTCCAAGTTGAAGTCCAATTTGATGGAGTCGCGTCCCAGAACCTGTATCCCTTCTTTTCCACTGAGAATAAATCCATCTGATGAAGAGGACGAGTGCCACTTAGATCGGTTCCCATCTTGTTGATAAGATGAGGTATAGGAAATGTTTGGATTCCAATTAACTAAGTCCTGTTGACCATCTTCCCCTGCCGCTACTCGGAACATGAGTAGATCCCCCTTTGTCACGTACAGGGACAAGTTGGGTGAATAGCTTAAAGTTGGTGTAACTTCACGAAATCCGGAGGAGATGATGGCGTCATTATGTTGAATGGCGACTAAACTCGAACCCGAAAGATCTGGAGCCATGGAAGCTGTACCTGAAATGTTAATTGTCCCACTGTACGGCGCTTTCCATGTCTTAACAATTTGATATTCCCATTTATCCTCTGTGTCCTCAAAGACTAGATCTACCCCTTTGATTACTGGGTTTAGTGTATGTTCACTTGAGGTAGAGAACGAAATATCACCATTGGATTCTAGAATTCCAAAGTGAATTCTAGGAGATGCCATTCCTTCATCTAAGATCATGTCAGGAATACCATCACCATTGTAGTCCGTCATTGTCCTTTTGACCTTCGTCGTGGAGTTTCGCCAGTTCATACCGACGTAAAAGCCACCCGGAGATAGGTAATCGACCGTATAGCTTAAATCTTTTTGAAAGCTTCGATCAATTCCTCCAATTTCGAAATTGCGCTTACCCCCCAGTTCCAGATTGCCATTAATGCGATATACAGGGTAATAGGCAAAGTTACCATTGTGATCTTCAAAGATCACATCTGCAAGGCCGTCTCCATTTACATCGCGCATTGTACGTTGGGTATTGGTCCAGTGATTCCCCCAATTGATGCCCGCGGAAAATGTACTTTTTTTGTCTTGTCCAGCTACAATTCCCACGGCAGGGCCAACGCCGACGTCACCACCTACGCTAAATCCAGAAGTGATGGATGTGTTGAGTGCCGAA contains these protein-coding regions:
- a CDS encoding SpvB/TcaC N-terminal domain-containing protein, encoding MFQSDWSSKVAVYFTVFALLSNDIFASTMALQTIPLQEDSSSNALASHYFLPIENEIEVTKLTTPVDTDLPSKIDREDLSPRNEIDIVKTYARTMDFEVLDSASSLRGYVSFDPDITSTPDHILNVTRNATHYRLDGKYENATPIAIGVDVARLGSVAELNLVNVFFLDRQSNTWKMAETIGIDRESFRVKAVVPAETDYFAGMISSPEMPEAAAYVPTNVSEIEPASPATGMRLMQPPSANRQGSASLSYPLWIPQGRNGMTPPLAVNYNSDAGTGWMGLGWNIPQSMISVDTKWGVPAYSPTDETEPYVLNGEALFMQGNKRANRPSLNAQGELIPLKREVTGSTRFFPRVMASYSEIERKGTSPSNYYWVVTDASQNKNYYGTLDGTGLDTNSILQTSDGNIAQWYLSRTVDKWGNTIDYQYALYEEGTTSNMKNGGINRILKKITYTGFKGTSYSFGKYTIEFFTSNTRGDGTISLKMGLKHVDDRRLDSISVAFSGSEVVKYKFTYNRGSSTFFKTVLTAIQEYRNDQFFYEHTFTYYDDPLEYGSGVELDTWNPTPWLSNTETSSAFSGLKNAFSRLLQPSALNTSITSGFSVGGDVGVGPAVGIVAGQDKKSTFSAGINWGNHWTNTQRTMRDVNGDGLADVIFEDHNGNFAYYPVYRINGNLELGGKRNFEIGGIDRSFQKDLSYTVDYLSPGGFYVGMNWRNSTTKVKRTMTDYNGDGIPDMILDEGMASPRIHFGILESNGDISFSTSSEHTLNPVIKGVDLVFEDTEDKWEYQIVKTWKAPYSGTINISGTASMAPDLSGSSLVAIQHNDAIISSGFREVTPTLSYSPNLSLYVTKGDLLMFRVAAGEDGQQDLVNWNPNISYTSSYQQDGNRSKWHSSSSSDGFILSGKEGIQVLGRDSIKLDFNLDMTGTFSDDVFLVVQPFINGVAQAPIKDKLNPSNPNSLSNISTALSFIGQYGACDDKTPYNPLDTVVFTFSLQSTSNVDWADIECRPIVTYLEDCYLGKKQYPVLDYQTFNNVLVMEGDRYRPVDPSNYYEVLPQITIDTAAIADIYNGYSQDQDGIVYMTVKSGGNFLSRVAVHFIYKHGNAASNSITLHPINKTNGNVDLTTNLAWNVFNDNSNVKFKGNLVVGSMLSVEFFAKGNESENLANYINNHLFRLRFPRDVGTYQTVGGTTPSKNIYFSEYSELNNVHLGWGRFGWHPLSEETSLDAISTTELHDAILEAVKNGGTLPTDSASMVDGGDTNSVENQKFATLFPIRGERMWGLRTYQEELGEGENLDRYSVYGAHVSEFRYLGRLSSGFLGEEEGEIYQTPEPEQGVNPSYTASGALGYSKSSSLAINASAYGVSASSYLTDKDVFYSRSTRMFSDLNGDGYPDVLNESNDNITFYPTNSFGSHTTGIQSLALSEETLNKSTSWGVVASYNSSPPLEVEEDPEGVHEINEDARWGNLTKQSNFSDGVGLNLGRQRTRLAFIDFNGDGLADEYYDDQTAWSGATPSIRLNKGETFESASTSTTQSINSSSLSLSPSSVVGASTLEETVEKIISDADNGGSVTRRSWNLGANINFINNHPERTYIDITGDGLVDYLEYSNYFENKVDIYINEGGEFHFYRQIDDEPINEQLGQQNAFGISIKGTGTGALNIGLVKLKAAITGNGDLSVNGLASSMMDMNADGVPDYVEDIRTGKIKVYYATFARNGKLKSVENPLGGTFEITYEGEGQKNGYYEPQIKTHLSDENDEKMIWSMPQGKLVMRSVTIFDSLNVEISGEDLDGADAFTTRFAYDGGVYSRREREFLGFSRVATIAPSHYEDGVALLQDSCSHDGIEQPRDVTSEYIFPEVPRTTFTEVKVLNRYNISVIEFSRLTDIDQDEQFTFNYLSKLPETTYNLHVHYWKDSVEVINAELSRVDTWYHQHIELISESNPDYEIRLVDTDPLSATLGQVKGEVGNWKIVSNLNSLGECATIFPAVTEIKKVNFPVVDDRAHYMPSKTSFEYDAYFNVTRVEDEGTGVATTPFEEIVDTMYYTHYVYKEQTNLCSIVSSLNVVYDDGIMYGLLVPDQDQEYEDAIVYAYYPTSSCYPSQMPEVGICTGDDTEFISVHRKEITDTIYIKEIDYRATYSGKLIALMTYFAPSNSANQTNALQTHKVYQTNTNSSNLRRFAEVTALTSNNFAPERIRQYLGASTSSAHAESFVHYNTYGLADSIVGPENHAGHRNWSVITYDPYNLGIAIGTENQFGERVSSIYNYGLQQVQQTTDVNGHPMVYRYDDFARLTSIWAPREIYNSSNGPTIKFEYHPLGINPSSGKKNESVPVALTYHNTSNKGESVQTTTTSTIDNYRSTLFIGGASSMTSSAHTATFTNLQGQAVQIQIETDYDPSGNGTAKTSILRVSGLSSVNTFGLADIQRRDTLISTSSFGIFRPFKTWTTGTSYYDYASRPVNQQSVWSNKDTTGALYTLVSTETMYEWLGGLSLNSGDYFTAYTSSAGTSTRSYIDSRGRQIATRNGNDILTEFEFDPLSQVVKVKDPVGLETQYTFDNFGRTTQEIHPDRGTTNTTYDEASNVTQVAWEGDTINYEYDHSRLKKKLMPSGASNPLYNVEYFYGANDGSNAANAVGRISKIIQGSSSSPFLVENYKYDELGNIHSESKTIDIPDVGTKTYITKFFYDSFGRTLRIQYPDDEQVRYQYTTLGSLDGITSQMPSEAVQNIISDISYDGYDNVSHILYGNGTENFFTYHDVTRGLMANETKAKVNSSSGFAKVNRRDYSYNNRGLIDQVDFFVHPKLITPTTGNFTFAYSYDDVNRLTQTQLIEGGSTTYQLDMTYDHAGSIQTKSSKLIGSSLISNSDINYNAEYYPVSSTTHQIGEVGSFAELQLPGQPTPPDWGQRFTYNDQGSVEKVEKMNVASGTYSQDRIMVWNAEQQLVAVSMDNHTNIQHYVYDHTGTRMLKSAYNQSNLSINDTNVGNPSYMDPYQVYVNAYFVESDFVDGLQKTKHYYMGMQRVASDISLQAIQAEPGLSKTSTSEASLNPTREESFAEEPAAQQNAVLEQFKHILLDQGIKEDVDYTEESLFASNEMDVLYPEYASSSTLKSGSTGGDFTCCFNGDRYWYHPDYLGSVAMVTNKQGIVHQFFLTNPWGENMHTYNQPTPGFDSPYRFNGKELDQETGYAYYGARYYDNQLSMWLSVDPLAREYPSFSPYNFVENNPLHLTDPTGMGPTDPEGKEGKSKTKDDSKVPFYPDLDLAIGGEINVVTVTPKDATPQMSSEAYEGMYTKGDYENYQNDFPEFQGMSHSEAVDYWEVNYGQSYWRSWNNAVKQNREYIAYRKLVWFIDGFITLSTVIGPASGYNAASGLPQPRGFGLGRLTPEATPMVRLGLANRSYFVDSRGPSYWGSGAHGQFPSSINRTIILNGRASYNFGNQSWRFSLNGYRGGHSYDLKLGMPSKPSFGRFDLGINRQGGIFHSTHYSH